CAGCTCCGCTTTTGTCCATGTTTGTACTTCCCGCCGCATATCTGTTGTTGCGGCGTCCCCGGCCAGATCGGCCAAACCACTCCGAAGGAGAAGAAAAATGCGTACCACAACCCTCTTGACCTCATTGGCCGCCCCGCTGGCGCTGGCAGCCTGTGATTCCGGCCAGGATATGGCTGAGATGAACGATATGCCGATGGCTGAAGATGGCATGATGATGGATGATCAGGACATGTCGGCAATGGACCCTGGTGACATGATGCAGACCGCCAGCGCTGAGGGAACCGTCACCGCCATCGATGGCGAAGCTGGCACGATCACCGTCGAGCATGGCCCGGTCGCCGCAATTGACTGGCCGGCAATGACGATGGCGTTCGAGGCAGACGAGCAACTGCGGAGTGATGTCAGCGTCGGTGAGGGAATTTCCTTCGAGTTTCGTACTGGTCCTGAAGGCAGTGTGATCACGTCGATCACGAAGCAGTGAAACGATGGGGCGGCGTCGGACAAATCCGGTGTCGCCCTCGAGGAGCAACGCTATCATGAACCGCAAAGGCCAGGTATTCCCCATCGAGCGTCGTGCATTGCTGAAGCACGCGGGCCTGGCCGCAGCGGGATTTGCGGTCATGCCGCTTGCAGCGTGCGAGGCACCCAACAAGCTTTTGCAGGGCAGCACTGGCGGTTCCAACCCGCTCGCCATACCGCCGTTGCAGGTGGGCCGGATCGAACAGGGCGAGCGTGTTTTTCGCCTCTCCTTGACCTCGGGCCAGAAGGAATTCGTGGCTGGCGTCGCCTCACCCACGATCGGCATTGACGCACCCTATCTCGGGCCGACACTGGAAATGCGCCGCGGCGAACGGGTGCGCTTCCACATCGACAATAATCTGGCCGAAGGCGCCACGGTCCATTGGCACGGGTTCGAACTCCCCGCCTCTGCCGATGGCGGACCGCATCAACTGATCTGCCCAGGCGAGAGGTGGAGCCCGTCTTTCGAAGTGCGCCAGCGCGCCTCGCTCTACTGGTATCATTCGCATCTGCACCGCAGAGCCGGGTCGCAGGTTTATGCCGGACTTGCCGCGCCGATCTATGTGCGCGACGATCAAGAAGAGCGCCTCGGTCTGCCGAGCGAATATGGCATCGACGACATTCCGCTGATCGTCCAGGACCGGATGATCGATGGGTCCGGTCAACTGATTTACCCAAGCGGAATGCAAGCGCGCATGATGGGCGTTCGTGGCAACCGGATTTACGTCAACGGCACCGAAGACGCTGTCTTTGACGCAGCGACCGGACAGCTCCGTCTGCGCCTTCTCAACGGATCGAACGCACGGTTCTATGATTTCTCGCTTGAGGGCGGTGCACCGATGCAGCTTATTGCGAGCGACGGCGGCTTGCTTGATCGACCCCATCCTGTCCGGTCGCTCAGGCTTGCGCCGGGGGAGCGGGCGCAGATCATCCTTGATCTCGCCGAAGGACGCCCGCTGCGCCTTGTCGCCAGCAGCCCGGACAACATGATGGGCATGATGGGCGGACAGGGCCGCGGCATGATGGGCGGAGGGATGATGGGCCGTGGAAATGACGGTGATCCTTCCGGCGGGGTATTTCGCATTCTCGACATCAGGCCCGCAGATACGGCTCGGTCTGTCAGGCTGCCGGCCGAACTTGCTCCGCTTGGTGTGCCCGATCCATCGCTCGCCGTGCGAACCCGCCGGTTTGTGATCGATATGGGTATGATGGGCGGGGGAATGTCGATCAATGACGCGGCGATGGACATGGATGTCATCAACGAACGCGTGCCGGTCGGACAATGGGAAATATGGGAGATCGCCAACGCTTCGATGATGGCGCACCCCTTCCATATCCATAATACGCAGTTTCGCGTGATCGAGCGCAATGGCCGCGCGCCGCCGCCGCTGGAAACGGGATACAAGGACACCGTGGTGGTGAACCCGCGCGAACAGGTGCGCGTACTGGTCCGCTTCGAGGAAAACACCGACCCGGACCTGCCCTACATGTACCATTGCCACATCCTCGAGCACGAGGATGCAGGTATGATGGGGCAATTCGTCGTCATGAACAGCTAGGAAGGAAATGTTGTGAGCAAGGATGAAAGCGTAATCGAGGGCACTGCCATCGACCCGGTATGCGGCATGAGCGTTGCGATCGACGGCGCGAAGCACATTGCGCCGTATGAAGGCGCCGAGCACTATTTCTGTTCTTCGCGCTGCCACGACAAGTTCCTTGCTGATCCCGAACTCTACCTGTCGGGCGCGCACCTCAATGCGGTCGAAGAGGTGCCTGAGGGGACGATTTATACTTGCCCAATGCACCCTGAAATCCGGCAGCCCGGCCCCGGTTCGTGCCCGATTTGCGGAATGGCGCTCGAACCGGAGATGGTCTCGCTCGACGATGGACCAGACCCTGAACTGATCGATATGCGTCGCCGCTTTTGGTGGAGCGCGCTCCTGACGCTGCCATTGTTCGTCTATGCAATGGGCGACATGGTTCCCTGGATCAGTTTCGACCAGCTTATCGAATCTGCCTATGCACAATGGGCGCAGTTCGCTCTCGCTACCCCCGTCGTTCTGTGGGGAGCCTGGCCGTTTTTCACCCGCGCCGTCGAGTCGCTGAAGACGCGCAATCTCAACATGTTCACGCTGATCGGGTTCGGCGTGGCGATCGCCTACATTTTCAGCGTGGTGGCAACGATTGCACCGCATATTTTCCCGCCCGCGTTTCATGACCATTCGGGGCGGGTCGGGGTCTACTTTGAGGCCGCGGCTGTCATCACGACGTTGGTCTTGCTGGGGCAGGTCCTCGAGCTCAAGGCAAGGGGCTCGACCTCCAGCGCATTGCGCGCGCTGCTCGAACTGGCTCCGCCAAGCGCGGTCAAAATCTTCGGGTCCGGCGACGAGCGCGAGGTGCCGCTCGATCAGCTGGCCACCGGTGATCGTCTGCGCGTCCGTCCCGGCGACAAAGTGCCCGTCGATGGCGAGATTGAGGAGGGTTCGAGCGCAATCGATGAATCCATGATCAGTGGTGAACCGCTGCCCGTCGCCAAGAAAACCGGCGACACAGTTATAGGCGGGACAGTCAATCAGACCGGCGGCTTTGTCATGCGCGCCACCGGTGTAGGCAAGGACACGATGCTGTCCAAGATCGTCCAGATGGTAGCCGAAGCGCAGCGCAGCCGCGCACCGATCCAGCGCTTGGCGGATCAGGTGGCGGGCTGGTTCGTGCCCGCCGTGGTGGTGATCGCCATCGTCACGTTCATAGTCTGGGCTATCTGGGGCCCCGCGCCCGCGCTGGCCTATGCGCTGGTCAATGCCATCGCAGTCTTGATCATCGCCTGTCCGTGCGCGCTTGGGCTTGCCACGCCGATGTCGATCATGACCGGTACCGGTAAGGGCGCGCAGCATGGCATTCTGATCCGTAACGCCGAGGCGCTCGAAACATTGGAGAAGATCGATACGCTGGTGGTCGACAAGACAGGCACGCTGACGATGGGCAAACCCGACCTGGTGGCAGTGACACCTGCAAACGGAATTGACGAAACCGAATTCCTGGCCGCGGTCGCGGGTGTCGAGATGGGAAGCGAGCATCCGCTGGCCCATGCGATCGTCGAAGGCGCAAAAGCGCGCGGCGTATCGCCGGCCGAGGCCACAGACCTCGCCTCGACCACCGGCGAAGGTGTCGAGGCCAGCGTGCAGGACCGCCGCGTTGCTATCGGCAATGAGAAGATGATGCGACGTGTCGGTATCGACGATGACGTCTGGCTTGGCTCGGCGGAGGGCGGTCGCAAGCAGGGCCAGACAGTTATGTTCGTCGCGTTCGATGGCCGTCCGGCAGGTCTCATTGCGGTAGCCGATCCGATCAAGCCGACCAGCGCTGCGGCGATTGCGGCGCTTCATTCGCGCGACATCCGGGTGGTGATGCTCACCGGCGATAGCCGTGGCACAGCCGAAGCGGTGGCGCGCGAAATGGGGATCGACGAGGTGCATGCCAATGTCTCTCCGGAAGACAAGCACAGCAAGATTGAGGAGCTGAAGGCACAAGGCCGCCGCGTCGGTATGGCCGGAGACGGCATCAACGATGCCCCCGCGCTGGCCGCTGCAGATGTCGGAATCGCCATGGGTACCGGCACCGATGTGGCGATTGAGAGCGCAGGCGTGACTCTGGTGCGCGGTGATTTGACAGGGGTAGTCCAGGCCATCGTGCTGTCGCGCTCAACGATGCGCAACATCCGGCAGAACCTGTTCTTCGCGTTTGGTTATAACACGCTTGGCATTCCGGTCGCCGCAGGCGTGCTGTTTCCGTTCTTCGGATTGCTGCTGAGTCCCATGATCGCGGCGGCGGCCATGAGCCTCTCTTCTGTATCGGTGATCGCGAATGCGCTGCGGCTGCGGAGCCTGCGCCTGGACACATGACGCCGAATGGCGGCGATCACAACAAAGCCGTCGTTACCCATTCGCCGGTGACGAACACACCGACAAGGATCACGACTGCAGAGAAAATGTATGTTAGCGTCCGCTTGCGCGCCGCGAGGCTGTGCGAGGCCCAGGTTCCCAGCCAGCCCCCCATCGCGCCTCCGCCAATGAAGAACCCGGCGATCGGCCAATTGATCAGCCCGTCCAATGCGTAATTGGCGGCCGTGGTGGCGCCGAAAGCGGTTACGGAGACTAGCGAAGAGCCGATCGCATTGAGGATCGGCATGGCCGTCGCGGCAACCAGGCCCGGCACCACCAGGAACCCGCCGCCGATACCGAAAAAGCCGGACAGTGCGCCGACAACAAACCCACCGGCCGCCAGCCGCGGGGTCAACCGCAATGCGGTCGCTGCGGTAAGGCGGACATCCGGGTCGGACCCACCCGATTTTTCGCGTATCATCGACAGGCCGACAATGATCATCACCAAGCCGAACAGGCCCAGCAGGAGATCGCCCTGTGTCATCTTCCCCATAGTCGATCCCGCCGCTGCACCGATAATACCGAATGCCGCGAAAAGACTTGCGCAACGCCATTTCACACTGCCGCCACGGGCATGTAACAGCAGGTTGGCCAAGGCGCTCGCGGCCACGGCGGCAGCGGATGTGGCGATTGCGACATGTGTGTCGCGAACGCCGACAACATAGATCAATAGCGGCACGGCGAGGATCGATCCCCCGCCGCCGATCAAACCCAGCGAGAACCCCACGAGGAGCCCTGAGGCTAGCGACAATGACGCCTGAACAAGACCGATATCCATCAGGCGGGCGCAGCCGTCATTAACTTGTCTCGCCGGGCCTGCTGCCGGCTTCGCCGTCCGGACTGCAATAGATGGCGTAAAGCGTTTCCAGCACACGCCGTGTCGCATCGCCGGACAGGGAATAGTGGATTGAGCGACCGTCTCGCCGCGCTGCGACCAAACCGTCCTTGCGCATCAGCGAAAGATGCTGCGAGACGACGGTTTCACCGATCTCCAGCAAATTGGCCAGCTCGCCCACGCTGCGCTCGCCCTCCACAAGCTGGCAGGCGATCATCAGGCGGTTGTGGCTGCCCAATGCCTTGAGCAGGGTCACCGCCTTTTCGGCTTGTTTGCGAATATCTTCGGCTTGCATACTTGCATATATGCGAAGGTGTGCATATAAAGTCAATCGTAATCTGCCCCCGCGCTATTGCGGGCCGGGAGCTTTGAGCCAGATCCAGGATATTCCTTATGACCCACATCAAGACCCTCAACGACAGTTTCGCTGTCTCGGCTGCTCCGCCTTCCGAGGGCGACCTGCGCGCCTTGGCGGAGGATGGTTACAAAGCCGTCGTCAACCTGCGCTGCCAGGATGAGGCGGATCAGCCAATCGCCCCGGACCGGGAAGGTGAAGTTGTGGCATCGCTTGGCCTCGAATATCGTCACCTGCCGGTGGCGGGCGGCGCCATGTCGGATGAACTCGTCGATGAATTCAGGGCCAGCGTCGAAGCGCTCCCGAAGCCGGTGCTGGTCCATTGCGCTTCGGGCAAGCGCGCAGGGGCCTTCACAATGATGCATCTGGCGGCGCAACAGGGAATGGGCGGCGACGCGACGCTGCAGCAAGCGGCGGATATGGGCTTCGTTTGCGATGAACCGGCGCTGGAAGATTTTGTCCGTAATTACGTCGACCGAGCGCAGGACTGATCACTCCGACCCGCCTTCAACCTGCATACAAAAAGAGCTTTCGATGAAACCTGACGTAGAGGCATTTTTCGACACAAATACCAATACGGTGACCTATGTCGTGTCCGATCCCGCGGCCAAGGTGTGCGCGGTGATCGATCCGGTGCTCGATTTCGATGCCGCAGCGGCACGAACCGCGACAAAGTCCGCCGATAAGGTGATCGATTTCGTCCGGGAGAAGGGTTTCAAATGTGAGTGGATACTGGAAACCCATGTCCATGCCGATCACCTGTCCGCCGCACCTTACATTCGCAGCGCGCTAGGCGGCAGACTCGCTATCGGCAGCCAGATCACCGTCACGCAGAATACCTTCGGTCCGATCTTCAATGCCGGGGTGGACCTGCCGCGCGATGGGCGCCAGTTCGACCATTTGTTTGCCGATAATGACAGCTTCGACCTGGGCACCATATCGGCTCGGGCACTCCATACGCCGGGACATACGCCCGCGTGCTTGACTTATGTTATCGGCGATGCCGCCTTTGTCGGCGATACGCTGTTCATGCCCGATTACGGCACGGCGCGCGCCGACTTTCCCGGCGGCGATGCACGTACGCTCTATCGCTCTATTCGCCGGATCTTCGAGCTACCAGGCGAGACGCGGCTGTTTATGTGTCACGACTACCTACCGGAAGGCCGCTCGGAGCATCGGTGGGAAACTACGGTACAAGACCAAAAGCACAGCAACATCCATGTCCACGCCGGGATCGGCGAGGATGCATTTGTGGCCATGCGAGAGGAGCGCGACGAACAGCTGGGTATGCCACGTCTCATCCTGCCATCAATCCAGATCAACATTCGTGGTGGGAACATGCCTGGCGCAGAAGAAAACGGCACGATCTATCTGAAACTGCCGGTCAACGTTTTGGGTGAACCGCAAACACCGCCCGAAGAAACAGGTCCACGCACCCAGTAAGTTTGCCGTCGATGCATCAACCTGAGGGTGGAGGGTACATTATGATCCGGAATGTCGAAAACAACCTAGCGACATGGGCCACAAAAGTGCGATTGATCGATCCGGTCTTCCGCCTCTCTTTGAGCCTCATATTCGTCATCGGCGGAGTGGGGCATTTTCTTGCGCATGAATATATGCTCGACCGGATGGCATTGTCGCCATGGAAAGATCATGTTGTTTTAATTGGTGATGCGTCCATCCTTTTGTGGCTGTCTGGCTTGGTGTTCATCGGTGCAGGCACATCGCTGGCCTTGGGGTGGATGACTCGGCTCTCATGCACCGCGCTATTTCTCACTCTCGTTCCGATAACTTTCGCGATCCATATCGCCCCTGGCCACACAGGCCCGCTACTCAAGAATATCGCTATCCTGGGGGCGCTGGCATTTGTCTTCGTTCGCGGACCAGGAAGTCATTCAATGGATACGGCGCTCGGTCGCGCCGCTAGTTGAGCGACGAGCACGCTGACCCGCCACATACGAGCAAAATCTCGCAAAAGATTTTGACGTGCTTTGCAAGAGTTTCGCGCTTCAAGCTACGCGCTTCAGCCGGACGCGTTCTTCCACGCCCCCATGGAACCAAGATAGATGTCGAGGTGCTCGAAACCCTTGCTGGCCAGCCAGCCCGCAGCAACGCTCGCGCGCATCCCGCTGGCGCACATCAGCGTGTAGTGATGATCCTGCTTTAGCTCTTTCCAGCGGGTATTCAGCTCGCCGACGTAGATATGTTCTGAGCCATCGATACTGGTTTGCTGGCGCTCCTCGAGATCACGCACATCGAGCAAGGTCCATTGGCCGCCGTTCTGGTCGAGTCTTTGCGCGACTTCATCGGTGTTGATCATGGGAACGCTGCGCATCGCCGCGCCCTGTGCAGCTGCAGGAACGACGCCCACGTAACCACCAATGATGTTGTCAAAACCGATGCGCACCAGATGCGCCATCGCCTCGGCAAGCTGGTCTTCTTCGGAGGCGACCAGCGCTATCGTCTCGCCCTCGGTGATGAACCACCCGGCGAAAGCCGGGATCATTCCCACCGGAAGGCACATCGCGCCCGGCAGGTGGCCGCCGGCATAGCCAAGCGGTTCACGAACGTCGATCAGGTGGTCAGCGCCGCTCTTGGTAATTTGCTGGAGCCCCATCCGGCGGGGGCGCATGATGCGCGGCGCAGCATCTGCGCCCTCCAGATTAAGCCGCTCCATCAACCGGAAATACGGCGGCTGGTAATGGTGCTCTGCAATTTTCGCCTGAATGAACTCGTCGCGATCAAAGATGCGCAGGCGCGGATTGTTGCGGCGCTCGTGGCCGACCGTGGAGAATTCCCGGTCCGCCATACCCGATCCGCAGACCGAACCCGCGCCATGCGCCGGGTAAATGATTGCCTGGTCTCCGAGACGGCAAATCTTTTGCAGGGAATCGTACAGCAGCCCGGCAACTTCCTCCTTGCGTTCGGGATAGAAATCGGTTCGCCCGACATCGCCGACAAACAGCGCATCGCCGGTGAAGACGCCAACCGGTCCTTCGGAATATTCGCTGTCATGGATAACAAAGGCGAGATGGTCGTCAGTGTGACCGGGCGTTTCGAGCACTTCGATTCTCAGTTGTCCCAGTTCAAAGCAATCGCCTTCGCGCGCAGTCTCGGCAAACACGACTTCGCCTGCTGGATTGGGCCCGTGATAGACCCTCGCGCCGGTCATTTCGGAAAGGATCGGCGATCCGCTGATGAGGTCCTCATTGCGATGGGTCTCGAAGATATGGGTGATCTCCAGTCCTTCGGCGCGGGCCTTGTCGACATAGACTTCGCAGTCTCGGCGCGGATCTATGACCGCAGCCTGCCCGCCGGCACCGATAATGTAGGAAAGTTGCGAAAGACCCGGGGTCTTGATCGTCTCGAAATACATACGGCTTCCTTGTGTCCTACTCGAAATTTGTGATGTTCAGTCCGATTCGCCTCAATCGTTGGTACCAGGCTTAATCGATCCCCAGCTCGGCTTTGATGGCGGCAGGGCTCTCCAAGCTCTCGTTTTCGGGCCGACCGATGGCAGGCTTTGCGTTGATCCAGGTGTCTTCGAGTACAAACTCGAGAAGGCTTGCTGCAAGATCCGCATGACGGCATCTAAAGCAACCATCTGCCAGACGTTCGTCGGTAATCACCGCTTCGCCGGTATAGGGTTCGTCAAGCAACCAGCCGGGCCGCGCAGCAGTCCATCTGACATCCGGAGCGTCACTCAGCATCGCCTCCATTGCACGCATCTGTTCCAGGATGTTGAACAGTGCAGGCTTGGCCGTCAGCTCAAACCAGGCAGGAACGCTCGACTGGTGTTCCACGAACGCTGCGGAGATCACGGCAATTCGGTCTATGTCGGTTTGCTTCATCGCTTCGAGCAGATTCCGCGTTCCTTCGGTATAAAGCGGTGGCGGATCAATGGCATTGCTTGGACCAAACCCGACACCGAGAGTGGAAATCACCGCGCGGCATCCATCGAGCTGCTGTGCGAAATCATCCGACAGAACATCGCAGTCGATATATTCGAACTCGCCTATACGCTCGCTCGGCTCGGGCAGATTGTGTTCAAAGGCGCGGATCGGTACGTCACGGCCAAAGGCATGCTTCAAAAGCTCGGTGCCTGCTTTACCGCCGGCACCGAAGACAGCAATCGGCCTGGTATCGGGCATGGGATCGCTCCTTTTCAGAAATGATGTCTGCAAGAAAAATCAGCTTGAGCGGGCGGACGGGCGAGCCATCGCTCGCCCGTCCGCCCTGCTTCAATCAGGTTCCGCCGCCGGGACAGGTGGTATAGCCCCAGAAGCCGAATTCATCCTTGGCTCTCGGCGCAGCCACGATCATCTCCTGCATCTGCAGGCCCGCATCGCCTTCATCATCCAGCATGCGCGTCCTGATGCGAAGCTCGCCGTTCGAATAGCTGTCCGGGCCATCGGCAGTGACCGGAATAAGGGTACCGTTGATCTTGACCGCACCCTGGCCGCTATCGTCGTAGACGAAGGACGGGAAAGCAATTTCGGTCAGACGAAACTGACAGGAATTCTCCGCGCCCAGCGCAGCGATATCTGCGCCATTCATGGTTTCGGGAAGCATTAGGCCGGGGCTGACATTTGCCAGCGCACTGGCTGCATTCTTAATGGGGGCCGCAATTGCGGGCGGATCTAGCTGTGCCTCGCGGTCATTGCCTGGGGCCGTGTTGGAATTGCAGGCGGCGAGCGGCAATGCGATGGCCGCTATAAGCGCGAAGTTTTTCATTGCTGCATCTCCTCTGGCAGGCGTTCTTCGGTCCGCGGGCCGTTCTGCTCGATATCGTTGATCAGATATTTCATCTCGGCGATTTCGCGGCGCTGGGCGACGATGATGGCCTGTGCGAGTTCGCGCACTCTAGGATCCTTCAGGCTTGCGCGTTCGCTGGTCATGATCGCGATCGAGTGATGCGGGATCATCGCTGCCATATATTCGGTGTCGTCGACGGTGGTCTGACTGCGCACCAACCACAGAGCGAGGGCGAACACGACGGCACCGACGCCAAGAATGATGAAGTTCTTAGTCCGGTCCTTGTACATGCCCCACATAAAAAGGAGCATCACGATCATCATCATTCCGCCCATGACGAACATCATCCAGAACCGGGTTTCGCTCCAGAAGATATCGTCAACGGTGAAGGTGTTGGCATACATCAGGAAGAACATGATCACGGTTGAGGTCGAAACCATGGCCATGAACCGCCAGTAGCTGCCTCCCCCTCCCTTGTCCGAGTGGCGCGTCTTCTCAGTCATGCTTTTTCTCCTTCATGCATCATGGTCCAGAATAGCTGCGCCGAGCAGCTGATGAGTGCGAAGCCTGTCAGGGCTTCGATGCCGGCGAGCACCCTCAGGTGGTCGGTCGGATAGATGTCGCCCAGACCAAGCGTGGTCACGTTGATGAGCGAGAAATAAAAGTAGTCCATCCAGTCCATTGTCGGGGCCTTGTCGAACCCTCCAAGATCCCATTCCGCGCCCAGCCAGAAGCCGACCGCGAAAAGGATTGCGACCAGAAAATGCGAACTGAGGACGAGCAGCGAGACGCCAAGTTTGGCCAGCGTGTCTCGCCTGCGACCAAGGAGGCGGTGGCCGACACCAAGGATCGCGAGGTGTGAGGCGATAGCCAAGAGGAACAGAGCGACGGCAAGGATGAGCGCAATGATCATAGGAAGACCTTTGCGCCCATCCACAGACCCATGCCCATCATGAACATGTTCTCGGTCAATGAGACGAAGCCAAGCGGCACGTTGCTGCTGCCACCGACGCAGGCGCATTTGAGCTCGCGCTTATCGATATAGACCGCCTTGAATACGCTGACAGCGCCGATAGTCCCGATAAACAGTGCTAGCGGAGCAGAAAGCCAGGTCAGTGCGCCAGCGGTCATGAGAATACCTGCGGCGGCTTCACCGAACGGATAGACGAAGCCATAGGGGACCCAGCGTTTGGCCAGCAGATCGTAGTTGAGGAACATGGTCGAGAAGCTGCGCACGTCTTGCAGCTTCTGGACAGCCAGCAAGGTCATCGACAGGCTCACGAACCATTCTGCCGCGCGCACGGTAAAGAGATTGTCGAAGAACGCCCAGCTCAGCCCGAGCGCGAGCAGCAGAGCTACCGCGAAAATCGCGATGACCGGCTGATAGCTGGTTTCGCCCTCCTTGGGCTGCGAGCGGCTCTTGCCGAAGAATTCGCGCACATCGTCATAGCCACCGATGCGCCTGTCTTCGATAAAGGTTTGGGGCGTGGTCTCGACCTCGTGCTTGTCTTTAAACGCGTCGGTCTCTTCCCTGCTTGTCAGGTGATTGTCGTCGATCTCGAATCCCTGTCGCTTGAGGAGATCGATCGTCTTGAGACCATAGGGGCAAACGTGATCCTCCATCACCATGCGGTAAACCGTCGCTGTTCGGGTCGTCATAATTCGCTCCGTTTGTTTTTCGTGATGGCGCTACTGGGCAATGCGCAAGCCGGGCACGGTTGTGCAGTGGAGCCCGCCTCGAGAGCTTCCCACCTGGAAAGGAAGTGCATGGTCAACTCGCCTCTCCCGTTCCATCGTTCTCGGGCGATGCTGGTGCGCCGGGATTGCGCGAGAGGTAGAACCATTGGCCAAGAAAAACGGCGGCGATCCCGATCACGGCGTAGGCCACGACGGCAGGATCGCTGCGCAATTTCGCGACAGTGAAAGCTGCCAGGACCACGCCATCGGCTGCGAGTGCAGCGAGAAGCACCGAGGCGCGTGCGCCGACTTTTCCGCGCAGGTGGCGCAGGACGCCCCAGTGAACCAGCATGTCCATGACGAGATAGAAGAAGGCGCCCAGCGATGCGATACGGGAAAGATCGAACAATACGGCCAGCGTTCCGGCAACGACAACCGTATAGACCAGCATGTGGCTGCGGATCCCGCCGCTCATGCCGAAATGGCTATGCGGGATCATCTTCATATCGGTCAGCATCGTCAGCATCCGCGACACCGCAAAAACACTCGCGATGACGCCCGACGTGGTGGCAGCGATCGCGATCGCGACGGTGAAATAGAAACCGAGATCGCCAAGTGCCGGGCGCGCCGCCGCCGCCAGTGAATAATCGCGTGCTTCGATAATCTCGGAGATGCTGAGGCTTGAGCCCACCGCAACAGCGACGAGCAGATAGACCACGATGCAGATGCCAATCGAGATCATGATCGTGCGGCCTACATTCTTGTGCGGATCGACGATTTCGCCGCCACTATTGGTGATCGTGGTAAAGCC
This genomic window from Qipengyuania sp. HL-TH1 contains:
- a CDS encoding potassium channel family protein, producing the protein MIIALILAVALFLLAIASHLAILGVGHRLLGRRRDTLAKLGVSLLVLSSHFLVAILFAVGFWLGAEWDLGGFDKAPTMDWMDYFYFSLINVTTLGLGDIYPTDHLRVLAGIEALTGFALISCSAQLFWTMMHEGEKA
- a CDS encoding APC family permease; amino-acid sequence: MGTGVMIGAGIFALTGQIAELAGPLFPLSFIAGALVTSLSAHSYIKMSNKWPSSGGIAMILQKAYGPGVIAASASLLMALSMVINESLVARTFATYALRPFDLESSGWLVSLVALALIIFAYFVNAAGNKSVSGFSLIMSAIKIGGIALFAVAAIWVSGFSSGAFSQPVALTNAEALVASVAFSILAFKGFTTITNSGGEIVDPHKNVGRTIMISIGICIVVYLLVAVAVGSSLSISEIIEARDYSLAAAARPALGDLGFYFTVAIAIAATTSGVIASVFAVSRMLTMLTDMKMIPHSHFGMSGGIRSHMLVYTVVVAGTLAVLFDLSRIASLGAFFYLVMDMLVHWGVLRHLRGKVGARASVLLAALAADGVVLAAFTVAKLRSDPAVVAYAVIGIAAVFLGQWFYLSRNPGAPASPENDGTGEAS
- a CDS encoding MauE/DoxX family redox-associated membrane protein, whose translation is MTTRTATVYRMVMEDHVCPYGLKTIDLLKRQGFEIDDNHLTSREETDAFKDKHEVETTPQTFIEDRRIGGYDDVREFFGKSRSQPKEGETSYQPVIAIFAVALLLALGLSWAFFDNLFTVRAAEWFVSLSMTLLAVQKLQDVRSFSTMFLNYDLLAKRWVPYGFVYPFGEAAAGILMTAGALTWLSAPLALFIGTIGAVSVFKAVYIDKRELKCACVGGSSNVPLGFVSLTENMFMMGMGLWMGAKVFL
- a CDS encoding DUF305 domain-containing protein gives rise to the protein MTEKTRHSDKGGGGSYWRFMAMVSTSTVIMFFLMYANTFTVDDIFWSETRFWMMFVMGGMMMIVMLLFMWGMYKDRTKNFIILGVGAVVFALALWLVRSQTTVDDTEYMAAMIPHHSIAIMTSERASLKDPRVRELAQAIIVAQRREIAEMKYLINDIEQNGPRTEERLPEEMQQ
- a CDS encoding NAD(P)-dependent oxidoreductase — protein: MPDTRPIAVFGAGGKAGTELLKHAFGRDVPIRAFEHNLPEPSERIGEFEYIDCDVLSDDFAQQLDGCRAVISTLGVGFGPSNAIDPPPLYTEGTRNLLEAMKQTDIDRIAVISAAFVEHQSSVPAWFELTAKPALFNILEQMRAMEAMLSDAPDVRWTAARPGWLLDEPYTGEAVITDERLADGCFRCRHADLAASLLEFVLEDTWINAKPAIGRPENESLESPAAIKAELGID
- a CDS encoding DUF6692 family protein codes for the protein MKNFALIAAIALPLAACNSNTAPGNDREAQLDPPAIAAPIKNAASALANVSPGLMLPETMNGADIAALGAENSCQFRLTEIAFPSFVYDDSGQGAVKINGTLIPVTADGPDSYSNGELRIRTRMLDDEGDAGLQMQEMIVAAPRAKDEFGFWGYTTCPGGGT
- a CDS encoding MBL fold metallo-hydrolase, which codes for MYFETIKTPGLSQLSYIIGAGGQAAVIDPRRDCEVYVDKARAEGLEITHIFETHRNEDLISGSPILSEMTGARVYHGPNPAGEVVFAETAREGDCFELGQLRIEVLETPGHTDDHLAFVIHDSEYSEGPVGVFTGDALFVGDVGRTDFYPERKEEVAGLLYDSLQKICRLGDQAIIYPAHGAGSVCGSGMADREFSTVGHERRNNPRLRIFDRDEFIQAKIAEHHYQPPYFRLMERLNLEGADAAPRIMRPRRMGLQQITKSGADHLIDVREPLGYAGGHLPGAMCLPVGMIPAFAGWFITEGETIALVASEEDQLAEAMAHLVRIGFDNIIGGYVGVVPAAAQGAAMRSVPMINTDEVAQRLDQNGGQWTLLDVRDLEERQQTSIDGSEHIYVGELNTRWKELKQDHHYTLMCASGMRASVAAGWLASKGFEHLDIYLGSMGAWKNASG